A genomic segment from Nymphalis io chromosome 7, ilAglIoxx1.1, whole genome shotgun sequence encodes:
- the LOC126769491 gene encoding uncharacterized protein LOC126769491 isoform X1, with protein MFLLKIAPIFLLALVVAAEKKIELQDIEEDNLRSEKEKQYEKSGGQQQVYSSSAPGLVPLDYLKNNFVQFYDPTQAPQQNRYVHQYAVTEHPERPSVTPKPQYGAPTQQEYVRYLTNVPMQFYLVPQYYNEPTEQAAHPRPEVQLPAPAVTQVTYQEPQNVQQHAGYIQVPTYVTPTAKTYLQPYNAPVSYYSYTQPTIAPTQASVTPVLAYQMPVVHYPTAISAPPPKGYYQSPQYIDTNSVDESQNNDLNNHKSYPSHIEESLPKPTGSGYPRYYNSRTPIRNEYRHPIELPSPSPLLLKAPPAHLAHIPKALPIYRPVTKPAYPTGGGYVSSTFSPRPNENYAIPFKRRPTSLLDSYIPSSIQIEYMKRGYTKDSLSAYEALSSGRHLSQLPQASVIPRHYERGFLPNQMYHTAAGGITYGHHKRAPKLEKISQK; from the exons ATGTTCTTATTAAAG ATAGCACCTATATTTCTCCTGGCTCTCGTTGTGGCAGCTGAGAAAAAGATAGAGTTGCAGGATATAGAAGAAGATAATTTGAGAAGTGAAAAGGAAAAACAGTATGAGAAATCTGGAGGACAACAGCAAGTGTATAGTTCTTCAGCTCCTGGCTTGGTACCACTTGACTATctcaaaaataatttcgtaCAATTCTATGACCCGACTCAAGCACCACAGCAGAATCGATATGTTCATCAATATGCTGTTACTGAACATCCAGAAAGACCATCCGTTACTCCGAAACCTCAGTATGGAGCACCAACACAGCAAGAGTATGTCAGATATTTGACAAATGTAccaatgcaattttatttagttcCTCAATACTACAATGAACCTACAGAGCAAGCAGCGCATCCTCGACCTGAAGTTCAACTACCTGCGCCAGCTGTAACCCAAGTGACTTATCAGGAACCTCAAAATGTTCAACAACATGCTGGTTACATTCAAGTGCCTACGTATGTGACACCAACGGCAAAAACATATCTACAGCCTTACAATGCTCCTGTATCATATTATAGTTACACACAGCCGACAATAGCACCAACGCAGGCCTCTGTTACCCCAGTTTTAGCATATCAAATGCCAGTTGTTCACTATCCCACTGCTATTTCTGCACCACCACCAAAGGGTTATTACCAAAGTCCTCAATACATAGACACGAATTCTGTTGATGAAAGTCAAAACAacgatttaaataatcataagtCTTATCCTAGTCACATTGAAGAATCATTACCAAAACCTACGGGTTCAGGTTATCCAAGGTACTACAATTCTCGGACGCCTATAAGAAATGAATATAGACATCCTATAGAACTGCCCAGTCCAAGCCCACTTCTTTTGAAGGCCCCACCGGCACATTTAGCACATATCCCAAAAGCATTGCCAATTTACCGTCCTGTAACGAAACCGGCTTACCCAACTGGAGGAGGATACGTATCAAGTACATTTAGTCCTAGACCGAATGAAAATTACGCAATTCCTTTTAAGAGGCGACCAACATCTTTATTGGATTCATATATCCCATCCAGTATTCAGATAGAATATATGAAAAGAGGTTATACGAAAGATTCATTATCTGCCTACGAAGCGTTATCCAGTGGCAGACATTTATCACAGTTGCCCCAGGCATCGGTTATACCGAGACATTACGAGCGAGGATTTCTACCGAATCAAATGTATCATACGGCTGCAGGCGGTATTACATATGGACATCACAAAAGAGCTCCAAAATTGGAgaaaatttcacaaaaataG
- the LOC126769491 gene encoding uncharacterized protein LOC126769491 isoform X2 translates to MIAPIFLLALVVAAEKKIELQDIEEDNLRSEKEKQYEKSGGQQQVYSSSAPGLVPLDYLKNNFVQFYDPTQAPQQNRYVHQYAVTEHPERPSVTPKPQYGAPTQQEYVRYLTNVPMQFYLVPQYYNEPTEQAAHPRPEVQLPAPAVTQVTYQEPQNVQQHAGYIQVPTYVTPTAKTYLQPYNAPVSYYSYTQPTIAPTQASVTPVLAYQMPVVHYPTAISAPPPKGYYQSPQYIDTNSVDESQNNDLNNHKSYPSHIEESLPKPTGSGYPRYYNSRTPIRNEYRHPIELPSPSPLLLKAPPAHLAHIPKALPIYRPVTKPAYPTGGGYVSSTFSPRPNENYAIPFKRRPTSLLDSYIPSSIQIEYMKRGYTKDSLSAYEALSSGRHLSQLPQASVIPRHYERGFLPNQMYHTAAGGITYGHHKRAPKLEKISQK, encoded by the exons ATG ATAGCACCTATATTTCTCCTGGCTCTCGTTGTGGCAGCTGAGAAAAAGATAGAGTTGCAGGATATAGAAGAAGATAATTTGAGAAGTGAAAAGGAAAAACAGTATGAGAAATCTGGAGGACAACAGCAAGTGTATAGTTCTTCAGCTCCTGGCTTGGTACCACTTGACTATctcaaaaataatttcgtaCAATTCTATGACCCGACTCAAGCACCACAGCAGAATCGATATGTTCATCAATATGCTGTTACTGAACATCCAGAAAGACCATCCGTTACTCCGAAACCTCAGTATGGAGCACCAACACAGCAAGAGTATGTCAGATATTTGACAAATGTAccaatgcaattttatttagttcCTCAATACTACAATGAACCTACAGAGCAAGCAGCGCATCCTCGACCTGAAGTTCAACTACCTGCGCCAGCTGTAACCCAAGTGACTTATCAGGAACCTCAAAATGTTCAACAACATGCTGGTTACATTCAAGTGCCTACGTATGTGACACCAACGGCAAAAACATATCTACAGCCTTACAATGCTCCTGTATCATATTATAGTTACACACAGCCGACAATAGCACCAACGCAGGCCTCTGTTACCCCAGTTTTAGCATATCAAATGCCAGTTGTTCACTATCCCACTGCTATTTCTGCACCACCACCAAAGGGTTATTACCAAAGTCCTCAATACATAGACACGAATTCTGTTGATGAAAGTCAAAACAacgatttaaataatcataagtCTTATCCTAGTCACATTGAAGAATCATTACCAAAACCTACGGGTTCAGGTTATCCAAGGTACTACAATTCTCGGACGCCTATAAGAAATGAATATAGACATCCTATAGAACTGCCCAGTCCAAGCCCACTTCTTTTGAAGGCCCCACCGGCACATTTAGCACATATCCCAAAAGCATTGCCAATTTACCGTCCTGTAACGAAACCGGCTTACCCAACTGGAGGAGGATACGTATCAAGTACATTTAGTCCTAGACCGAATGAAAATTACGCAATTCCTTTTAAGAGGCGACCAACATCTTTATTGGATTCATATATCCCATCCAGTATTCAGATAGAATATATGAAAAGAGGTTATACGAAAGATTCATTATCTGCCTACGAAGCGTTATCCAGTGGCAGACATTTATCACAGTTGCCCCAGGCATCGGTTATACCGAGACATTACGAGCGAGGATTTCTACCGAATCAAATGTATCATACGGCTGCAGGCGGTATTACATATGGACATCACAAAAGAGCTCCAAAATTGGAgaaaatttcacaaaaataG